Genomic window (Tardiphaga sp. vice304):
GCGGTACAGGATGTCGACCAGGCAATGGTCGGACTTCGACACCAGCAGCATCACCCGGCGCCGCGTCTCCTGGTCGCGCATCTGCCAGTCCATCTTGAAGCGTTCGGCGATGGCACCGAAGCCGGTCTGCAGCGCCGGCAGATCGACATTGACGTCGGCGGCGTTGAACACCACCCGCATGAAGAAATGCCCGGTTTCGACATCGTTGAACTGCTGCGCGTCGAGGATGTTCTGGCCGTTATGCGCGAGGAAGGTGGAGACCGCGGAGACGATGCCCGGGCGGTCGGGGCAGGACAGGGTCAGGACGAACTGGTGGTGGGGCATAAGGCTGATCTGCTCGCAGGAAACCGGTTGATCGAGCCCTGCTCTAGCATCCGCAGCGGTCTTGCGCCAATCACACCTTGCGCCGCAATATGGACGTCATTGCCACCCTGTTAACGGGCAAAAGGGCAAACGGGAGTGAACGATATGGCTGACAGGCTCAACGGCTATCGCATCCTGATCCTGGAGACCCGCGAAGAAGCGCAATTTGCCCGACTGCTCGCCGAACAGGGGGCCGACGTGCTGCAATGCCCGATGTTCACCATCAACGACGTGCCAGATCCAACCCCCGTGGAAGCCTGGATCGGCCGTGCGATCGCGCGTCCGTTCGAAGATCTGGTGCTGATGACCGGCGAAGGCCTGCGCCGAATCATGACGGTGGTGCGCCGACTCGGCGTCGAGGCGGAATTCGTCGCCGCGCTGCGCCCGTCGCGCAAATTCACCCGCGGCCCGAAGCCCGGCCGCGCGTTGCGCGAAATCGGGCTGGAACCGGACGCCACCACGCAGACGCCGACCTCGGAAGGCATCGCCACCATGCTGTCGGGCGTGGACCTGAAGGGCCACCGCCTTGGCCTGCAATTATATCCGGAAAAGGACCACAGCGTCCTGATCGGCGCGATCGAAGCCTGCGGCGCCGAGGTCGATACGGTGCTGCCCTATGTCTATGACTCCAAGGCGGCCGAGGCCAACATCCTGTCGGCGATCGACGAAATGGCGGCGGGGCGCGTCGATGCCATCGCACTGACCAGTTCGGGCCAGGTCCGCCGCCTGCTCGAGGCCGCCGCCGCACACGGCCGCGATCAGCAATTGCGCGCAGCGCTGGCCATTACGCCGATTGCGTCGGTAGGCCCGGTGGTGTCGGACGAATTGAAGGCGCACGGACTGCCTACCGACATCTACCCCGCCAACGACGCCTTCTTCATGAAGCCGCTGATTTCGGCGATGTCGCTGTCGCTCGCCACATCCGCGCCGCGCGTCCGCGCCGGCTGACTTGACGCCCGCACCGATCCCGACAAGATGCCGCCCGAACAACAAAAAGATCGGGCGGAAATGCCAAGCTTGCCACTGTCGAATTTGCGCGTCGTGACCGTCGGATCCGGCGACACGCTAGATTATTGCGGCAAATTGTTTTCTGACTTTGGCGCCGACGTCATCAAGATCGAACCGCCCGGTGGCGATCAGGCGCGGCAGTATCCGCCGCTGGTCGATGCCGGCGACGGCCGCCATGAGAGCGGCTATTTCGCCTGGCTCAACACCAACAAGCGCAGCGTGAGCGCCGATCTCGATCGCCCCGAAGACGTCGTCAAGGTTCGCGCGCTGCTGATGCACAGCGACCTCTTGCTCGACGCGCGACCGCCCGCCGCCATCCCGACCTCGCTGCTGTCGCATGATTCCTTGCGCGACACGCAGCCCGGCCTCGCCATCACGGCGATCTCCTGGTTCGGCGAGCACGGCCCCTACAGCAGCTATCAGGCGACCGATTCGGTGTGCCGCTCGCTGTCGGGCAGCGTCAAGCTGGTCGGCCCGCAGGAGGGCCCGCCGGTGCTGCCGCGCGATGGCCAAGTCAGCGTGATGGCCGGGCTCACCGCCTTCATCCCCACCCTCGCCGGCCTGTTCGGCGCAGCCACCGGGGCGCGGCGCTTTGCCGTCAGCGCACAGGAGGCGATGCTGCAGATCAGCGAATTCGACACCGGCCTGGCGCTGGAAGCGGGCTTCACGCGGCCGCGTACCGCAATCAACCGCTTCGGTCGCGGCTACCCGGTCGGCACGTTCCAGACCAAAGATGGCTGGCTCGGCGTCACCGTGGTGACGCCAGCGCAATGGGCCGCCTTCACCGCGATGATCGGCCTGCCCGAACTGGAGCACGAGCCGCATTTTTCCGACAGCCTGCTGCGCACGGTGCATTCGGCCGAACTACTGCAGATCTTCCAGCCGGTGCTGATGCAGCACAGCGCACGGCACTGGTTCGAGCGTGGCATCGAGCTGCGGATTCCGCTGGCCGTGGTGCCGGACATGGCGACGCTGCTGCAGCAGCCTTATTACCGCGAGCGCGGGGCGTTTGCGCCGGTGCGGATCGGCACGGCCGCGTTCGATGCGCCGGTGCTGCCGCAATATCTCACGCAGTCCCGTCCCCTGCCGAACGGCACGGCGCCGTTCGCCGGCGAGCATGACGGCAAAGCTTTCGCGGAGCGCACGCGAACGGCGAACCGCGCCGCCACGCCGGACGATCCGCTCCCGCTCAAGGGCCTGCGCATCATCGATCTGACCATGGGATGGGCCGGACCGTCAGCGACGCGGCAGATGGGCGATCTCGGCGCCGAAATCATCAAGGTCGAATCCTGCCAGTATCCCGACTGGTTTCGCGGCACCGATCCGCGCGGGCCGTACCATCCCGAACGCACCTATGAGAAGACCTACTGGTTTCAGCAGATGAACCGCAACAAGCGCGGCATCACGCTCAACCTCACCACGGAAACCGGGCGCAGCCTGCTCAAGCGCCTGCTCAAAGACGCCGACGCGGTGATCGACAACTACGCCGCCGACGTGTTGCCGCGGATGGGCCTCGGCCCCGAGGCGATGCTCAAGATCAATCCGCGCCTCATCGTCGTGACCATGCCGGCCTTCGGCATGAGCGGGCCGTGGAGCGGCGTGCGCGCCTATGGCTCGACGCTAGAGCAGGCCTGCGGCCTGCCCTCTGTGACCGGCCGCGAAGGCGACGCGCCGACCATGCTGCACGCAGCCCTCGGCGATCCGTTCGGCGGCGTCAGCGCCGCGGCGGGCCTGATGCTCGGCTTCATGCAGCAGAGAAACACCGGCGCCGGCCAGCACATCGACCTCAGCGCGGTCGAAGCCCTGCTGCCTTTGGTCGCACCGTCGGTGATCGAGCAATCCGCGACCGGCAAAAGCGGCCCGCGGATCGGCAACCGCCATCCACGCTTCGTGCCGAACGGCTGTTTTCCCTGCCTCGGCGAGGACCAGTGGGTGACGCTGGCGGTGCGCAGCGATGCCGAGTGGCAGGCGCTATGCACCGTGATGCACCGCCCCGACCTGGCCGCCGACCCCGCGCTGGCCACCGCTCCGGGCCGCCGCGCCGAAGAGGACCGCATCGAGGTCGCGATCCGGCACTGGACCATGACGGTGCGGCCCGATCTGGCGATGGTCACGCTGCAGGCGCATGGCGTGCCGGCCGGCACCGCGCGGCTGCCGATGGACCTCGCCGGCGATCCGCATCTGATGCAGGTCGGACACTGGCAGCCGGCGGTGCGGCCGTTCATGGGACCGCATCTGCTGCCCGCGGTCGCCTATCGCGAAGGCGACTCCAAGATGCCCTACACCATTACCCGCCTGGCGCCGACGCTCGGCCAGCACAATGCCGAAGTACTGCGAGAGTTGCTTGGCCTGTCCGATGTCGAAATCGACGAATTGCGCGCAGCGGAAATCATCGGCGACACTGCGGTATCGGCGAAGCCGAAGGCGGCTGTAAAATAGGCACACTGGCATTCCGGGGCGAGCGCGCGCCAGCGCGAGCGAACCTCGGTTACTTCGATTGGCGTGACTGAGGATGACGTTGAGCGTTTAACTATTGGACGCTTGCGACTTCCGCGGCGTTAGACCACAATCCCGACTACAAGACCGGAAGCGGACGGGTAAAAGCCTGGCGCTTCAACAACGGTCACGCGACAAAAACGCTCAGGGAGAGAATGCATGCGCAGACTTGCGATGATTGCGGCAGTGGCCTTGCCGTTGTTCGGCACCGCGGCGCTGGCCCAGGAAACCGTGAAGATCGGCTATATCGATCCATTGTCCGGCGGCGGCGCCAGCGTCGGCGAGGTGGGCCTCAAGACCTTTCAGTTTCTCGCCGACGAGTTGAACGCCAAGGGCGGCATTCTCGGCAAGAAGGTCGAGATCGTGCCGCTCGACAACAAGACCAATCCACAGGAAAGCCTGATCCAGGCGCAAAAGGCGATCGATAGCGGCGTGCGCTACATCACCCAGGGCAACGGCTCCTCGGTGGCCGGCGCGCTCTCGGACTTCGTCACCAAATTCAACGAGCGCAACCCCGGCAAGGAAGTCCTGTACTTCAACTATGCCGCGGTCGACCCGGTGCTCACCAACGAGAAATGCAGCTTCTGGCATTTCCGCTGGGACGCCAATTCCGACATCAAGATGGAAGCGCTGACCAACTACATCAAGACCGTGCCGACGGTGAAGAACGTCTATCTGATCAACCAGGACTATTCGTTCGGCCAGTCAGTGCGCACCCAAGCCCGCGCCATGCTCGGCACCAAGCGCCCCGACGTCAAGATCGTCGGCGACGAACTGCATCCGCTGCTCAAGATCACCGACTTCGCGCCCTATATCGCCAAGATCAAGGCGTCGGGCGCCGACAGCGTCATCACCGGCAATTGGGGGCAGGATTTTGCGCTGTTGCTGAAGGCCGCGGCCGACGCCGGCCTGAAAGTGAGCTGGTTCACCTATTATGCTGGCGGCACCGGCGGCCCCACCGCCGTCAAGCAGGCGGCCCTCAACCATCAGGTCTTCCAGGTCGCCGAAGGCATTCCGAACCTCGGCTACGCCTCGGCCGATACGTTCGAAAAGGCGTTGCGCGCCAAAT
Coding sequences:
- a CDS encoding branched-chain amino acid ABC transporter substrate-binding protein, which translates into the protein MRRLAMIAAVALPLFGTAALAQETVKIGYIDPLSGGGASVGEVGLKTFQFLADELNAKGGILGKKVEIVPLDNKTNPQESLIQAQKAIDSGVRYITQGNGSSVAGALSDFVTKFNERNPGKEVLYFNYAAVDPVLTNEKCSFWHFRWDANSDIKMEALTNYIKTVPTVKNVYLINQDYSFGQSVRTQARAMLGTKRPDVKIVGDELHPLLKITDFAPYIAKIKASGADSVITGNWGQDFALLLKAAADAGLKVSWFTYYAGGTGGPTAVKQAALNHQVFQVAEGIPNLGYASADTFEKALRAKYDFSLFYPRAVNEMRMFAAAAEKAKSLDPAKVAAALEGMEWDVYNGGKGMMRKDDHQFFQPMYIASFGERTDKEPFDEEKTGWGWKLAAKIETAQTMLPTTCKMDRP
- a CDS encoding CaiB/BaiF CoA transferase family protein, which codes for MPSLPLSNLRVVTVGSGDTLDYCGKLFSDFGADVIKIEPPGGDQARQYPPLVDAGDGRHESGYFAWLNTNKRSVSADLDRPEDVVKVRALLMHSDLLLDARPPAAIPTSLLSHDSLRDTQPGLAITAISWFGEHGPYSSYQATDSVCRSLSGSVKLVGPQEGPPVLPRDGQVSVMAGLTAFIPTLAGLFGAATGARRFAVSAQEAMLQISEFDTGLALEAGFTRPRTAINRFGRGYPVGTFQTKDGWLGVTVVTPAQWAAFTAMIGLPELEHEPHFSDSLLRTVHSAELLQIFQPVLMQHSARHWFERGIELRIPLAVVPDMATLLQQPYYRERGAFAPVRIGTAAFDAPVLPQYLTQSRPLPNGTAPFAGEHDGKAFAERTRTANRAATPDDPLPLKGLRIIDLTMGWAGPSATRQMGDLGAEIIKVESCQYPDWFRGTDPRGPYHPERTYEKTYWFQQMNRNKRGITLNLTTETGRSLLKRLLKDADAVIDNYAADVLPRMGLGPEAMLKINPRLIVVTMPAFGMSGPWSGVRAYGSTLEQACGLPSVTGREGDAPTMLHAALGDPFGGVSAAAGLMLGFMQQRNTGAGQHIDLSAVEALLPLVAPSVIEQSATGKSGPRIGNRHPRFVPNGCFPCLGEDQWVTLAVRSDAEWQALCTVMHRPDLAADPALATAPGRRAEEDRIEVAIRHWTMTVRPDLAMVTLQAHGVPAGTARLPMDLAGDPHLMQVGHWQPAVRPFMGPHLLPAVAYREGDSKMPYTITRLAPTLGQHNAEVLRELLGLSDVEIDELRAAEIIGDTAVSAKPKAAVK
- a CDS encoding uroporphyrinogen-III synthase, with translation MADRLNGYRILILETREEAQFARLLAEQGADVLQCPMFTINDVPDPTPVEAWIGRAIARPFEDLVLMTGEGLRRIMTVVRRLGVEAEFVAALRPSRKFTRGPKPGRALREIGLEPDATTQTPTSEGIATMLSGVDLKGHRLGLQLYPEKDHSVLIGAIEACGAEVDTVLPYVYDSKAAEANILSAIDEMAAGRVDAIALTSSGQVRRLLEAAAAHGRDQQLRAALAITPIASVGPVVSDELKAHGLPTDIYPANDAFFMKPLISAMSLSLATSAPRVRAG